The DNA sequence AGCTAATATATTGAAAAAGGTAGACCATCCCGTATTGCCGAGAATTGTAGATATTATAGATAAAGACGGAACAATATATGTTGTCATGGATTATATTCAAGGATTGGCATTAGATCGTATTTTGAAGGAAGAAGGAGCACAGCCGCAGGAAAATGTAATTGAGTGGGCAAAACAGTTGGCAAGTGCTTTGGATTATCTTCATTCCTTGAATCCGCCCATTATCTATCGTGATATGAAACCCTCCAATATTATGTTGCAGCCGGACGGGTGAGTAAAGCTGATTGATTTTGGAACAGCAAAGGAATATAAAGTTGAAAATATTGCAGATACTACAGCTCTTGGAACCAGAGGCTATGCAGCTCCGGAACAGTTTGGGGATGAGCAGGGCCGAGGAATCTACAAAACGGATGCGAGAACAGATATTTATTGCCTAGGTGCAACTATTTATCATATTGTAACAGGGAAAAATCCCTGTGAGCCTCCATATGTTATGCGTCCCATTCGGGAATGGAATCCGGCATTATCTAGTGGATTAGAAAAAATTATAGAAAAATGTACACAGCCAAATCCGGAAGATCGTTATCAAAACTGTTCTGAGTTAATTTACGCCTTAGAACATTATGATGAATTGGATAGTGGTCATCGTAAGAAGCAGACAGGAAAGTTGATGCTCTGGGGTGGAACCGTAGCTGCAATGGCAGTTAGTATCGTAATATCTGCATTGGGATATCAAGGAATTCAAAATACCAGAAAGCAGGATTATCGAAGTCTGATTGAAAAGGCGAATACATATAAAATAAATGGAGATTATTCCAAAGCATCGGAAGTATATGTAGAAGCAATTACAGATGTAGATGGAAAGAATCCGGAAGCATATTTGGATATGTTAAGCCTTTATGTGAATTATATGGATGCAGAAGAAGGACTGGAAAGAATTGGTGCATATATTAATTCCGGCTATCAGAATATTCAGGATAACAGTGAGGTAGTACGTCAGGTAGCATTGACGTATCTGAACGAGGAAAAAGATTATGCCAACAGTTTATATTATTTTCAGATGTTGGATGAAGAAGAAGTGCCGGAAGCAGTATATTATAAGAAAATATTGTCATGTCTGTCTGAATTAGATGTTACAGGAAGCAATATGGAAGATTTAGCAGAGACAATGAAGGATTTTGAAACTTATAATGACAGTCAGACCCTATCTGAGGCGAAAATGCTTAACTACAAAATCATGGGCGATATTTACATGATATATCCAGGGTCCATAGAAGGAGCAGTAGAGTCTGCTATTCGAGTGGCTGATAAGGCATTGGAAGAAGTAGAAGATTTAGATAGTGATGAGATGCTTGTGGAATACACGGTTGATTTCAGTGATATTTTGTACAAGGCTTATAGAGAACGAGCAGAAGAAATAGAAGATAACACAGAGAAAAGTGAGAATTATAATTTAGCCATTACATATTGTGAAGAAATACTATCTATTATTTCAGATGATAATCAGGAAAAAGACCGTTGCAAATATATATGTGATGTTGCTGAAATGTATGAAGAAATCGGTGATTTGGAATCTGCCAAAGCAAAGTATGAAGTAGGAATTAAGGAATTTGGAAATAAATATAAGGATATTTATATTGGATATTTATCCTTGTTGTGTAATGAAGCAGCAGCAAAGGACAGTAATATAGAAAATTGGAATCCGGATGCTATTTTTGCCATTTATGATCAGGGTATGCAGGTTGCAGATATTTCCAACGATATAAAATGGAAAAAATTAGTGCAGAAGCTAGGACCATTATTTCAAAAGTATGGGAGGTAAAACAGATGGCAAATGAAATTATGTTCTATGGAGGAATTGCAGGTGCAGTTCTATTTGGAATAGGAGCTATCATCTTGTTTTTCGTTTTTCGTATTCATACTGTAATAGGAGAATTGACCGGAATTACAGCGAAAAGAAGTATTCGAAAGATTCAAAAAGAGGGATATGAAGGGCAGAGTAAGATTCGTGCTATTCGTGAGAATACAGATCAGATTGTGGCAAAGAGAGGTAGAACAACCGGAAGATTACAGCCAAAGACAAATAAGCAAATAGCTTTGGAAAAACCAAATATACATGATGAGACAGTTGTACTGAATCAGACATTAGACGAACAGACAACAGTGCTGAACCAAGGAATAGACGAACAGACAACAGTGCTAAATCAAGGAATAGAGGAAGAAACAACAGTATTGCAACAGCCACAGATTCAGTTTGAGGTGGAGGAAGATGTGGTAGTGACGCATACGGAAGAGCGGATATAAATTATTAGTATAAGAAAGGGGAAGTTATGAGTAGAATTAAGCAATTGGAAACTGAGATTAGAGGGTATAAGAATAAGATTCAGGAATTACAGTCTGAAATTAAAAAGAATGAACAAAATTATGAATCATTAAGAATTTTTAAAGGGAATGTGGAAAAGTCATATGAAGAATTTAATAATGTAAATAATGCAAAGAAAAGCCAACTTACTGATATAGAGATGGTAAAAAAGAATAGTATTACTGCTCAGAGGTATTATGATGGAATGAATAATATTTTGAATGGGATTGGAACTAAAACGGTTGTGGGGGCGTATTTGGGATTACTTTTTATGATTTCAGGTAAAATGCAAAGTTACATGAATAATATTAATTGTTGTGAGACGAAAATCAAAAGTTATAATGGGACAATTGCAGGTTTGGATATAGCTTTGCAGGATGCAAAAAATAATGAAAAACAGGGAGGAAATAAATAATGGGAAGGCATGTTGTTTATGACGAGAATGAGTTATCACTGGTAACCAATAGTATGGTAAATTATGCAGAGTTTTTATCACGTTGTATTGAAGAATACATAACATTGCTTGACGATTTGCAAAGTAAGGGAATCCAAGATGAGGTAATTTGCTCAAAAATTGCAGATTTAGAAACAACAATAAAATCATATAAAACCGTAATTTATGATGAGTGCCAAGATATTAGAACAAAAGTAAATAAGAGCATTGAGGAAATTGCATTAGAAGACGATTTTAGATTTCCGAGTGATATTACTTCTGTGGTAGGTTCTCTATTATCTATGTTTTTGTAAATATAGGAGGTATACAATGTCAACACAGGTAAAAGTAAATTTATCAGAATTAGAAAAAATAGAAGGAAAATTGTTATCTTTACAAAAGAGAATGACTAACCGGAAGGTGAGTGTGAACTTTGTAAATACCAAGGGAAGTGTAGCTGATGAAATGGTTAATGCAGCTTCAAAACTAAATGAAATAGGCACAACATTAACTACACTTATTACTAAAACCGGAAAAGTAGTAGAGAACGCAAAAGTTTCATTTGAAGCTGTAGATGCAGAAATATCAAGGCTATTTGAATCAGGAGATGAATAAAAGTCATGAAAAGAATGAGAAAATTTATTATTTTAGGAATCATTGTAATAATTGGAATAGGAGTGTGCGGTTGTAATATGAAAAAAAATACGGACAATGCTAAGAAGTCAGAATTGGTTTTAAGTGAAAGACAAAAAGAAATTTTGGAGGAGGCAGGCTTATCTACGAATCCGGAAGAACTGACATATTCCCAAAAAAAATCAATTGTGGCAATAGAAGAAATGCTCACAGCAGTAGAAAAGAAATATAATCGTTCATTTTCATATGATGGGTATGTTCAGAAAGGACCATTGGAGTATGAACATTTAATAGCATATCCTTCGGACGGAGATCCTCAAACGGATAGTTTTGAAGTGAGAAAAGTAGAAGGTGAAAATGGAACGGAATATGAAGATGATTATATGTTAGTGGCAATAAGAGATGATTATACGGAATATGTAGAAGAGCTTATAGTTTCAAGTTTAGATAATGAACATATAAAAGTTTTTGCAGATATTTATACAACTGAATTAAGTGCTATTCCGACTGATAAAAAGGAATATAATGAAAATGTTAGTAGTTGGAAAGGGGTATTCATATATTGTTCAAATAACGATGAAATGTCAAGGGATACTGAAATAATACAACAGTTACTGGAAAATGAGAATTTAAGATATGATTGTGATATTATCTTTTTGAAAGAGGATGTTATAGATAAACTTACAGAATATAATTATACAGAATATATAACTTCAGATTGTTACGTGAAAAAAGAAAAAATTAGAATTGATTAGGAGACCAGCTATGAAAAGTCAAGCATAAATTAGCTGGAAATTTCAAAATTCTTTTTATGGTAAAAATGGGTAACTTTAACAAAGCTCCCGAAAAGCCCTTTTTCAAAATCTACTATTGATTGATATACAGACCTCTTACTCGAGGTTAAATTCTACATTGTCAGTGAGCATCTTCCAGATGACTCTGACTAGCTTGCCGGCACAATGCCCAAGTGCATTGTAGTGAGACCGGCCTTCAGACCTCTTGGCATCATAATAAGCCTTGAAGGTTGCGTTGTTTCTAACAACGTTCCATGCTGCATTTACAAGGGCATATCGTAATACACGAGAGCCACGTTTGGACATACGAGTGGTTTTAGCCTGAAAGTTTCCAGACTGATAAACAGAAGGATCCAAACCAGCAAATGCTAGCAGTTTATTAGGATTGGAGAAACGGTGAATATCACCAATTTCACCAAGGATCATTCCACCATTGATATATCCGATACCAGGAATGGTCATGAGCACAGAATCATTGAATTTCATGATTTCTGTCATCTCAGCTTCAATCTTTTCTAATTGACTATCCAGTAACTCGATTTGTTGAATGGTTTGAGTTATCTGAATAGATATAGCGCTGTCGTTAGCACCGACAGACTTCTGTGCTAGAACTCTTAATTCTTTGGCCTGCTCCTTTGTAAAGTGTCCGTGTGAGTTCACTTTGAGTAGATTTGCCAGATGAGTCATATGCATGGAAGCAATCTCTTTTGGAGAAGGTGCTTCTTTTAAAAGAGCATAGACAGCGTGTTGATGCAGACCAGATTTGAAGAAATACTGAATTTCCGGAAATACTTGATCAACATAGGTTGTCAGTTGGATTTTCAAGCGGGTTCGCTGTTTTATAGTTTTCTGTCTAAAGCGTCCCAAGGCCTTAAGATCCATCATATCGAGGTCATAGAAACTGAAGAATCTTAGGTTATCCTGCATCATAAGAGTTTTAGCAATCACATATGTGTCGACCTTATCTGTCTTAGTTTTGCGAATGTTATTCTTTCGCATCTGACAAGTTTTGATGGGGTTCAACACACACACTTGGTAAAGCTCAGTAACAAGGTATCGAACAAGGTTGTCACCGTAGTGTGCCGTTGACTCAAGACCGATGATGATGCTGTTCTTGTCGAATGATTCGAGCTTAGAGATCAGCAGTTGGAAGCCATCAGCGTCGTTTGTGAATTTGAACGGCTCAAGAATTATTTCACCGTCGGAAGAAATCGCAGCGGCGAAATGGTTGAGTTTGGCAATATCAATGCCTACAAAAATTTTCATGAGGTTGTACCTCCCTTTCATAAAGTCTGATACCATGATGTCCACCATCGATTATCATCGTAGACTTGATAGAAATAAGTACTCTGAGTGAAAAACACTTCGGTAACATCCAGCTGATAAACAATTCAGATAAAGGTAGTGGCAATACACTCCAGTAGAGTAGTCAAGCTACAGGGTAAAATCAAAAGTCCATAGTATCTGAATTGTATTAAACCATAAATATAGAAAAATGAAAGGATAGTATGATTACTAGCTTCTAATTAATCATACAAGGTGGGAAAATGGAATTAAGTGAAAGTGAATTGTGTATGTTGGAGCAACTATGTTATTTGAACAGAGATGTTGCCGCTGCAGCTGGAATAGAAGAAAAATTTGGCGGTATAAGGTTAATTGAGTCAGAGGGACAAGCTATAGAAGATATACTTGAAGTGTTTGATGAAACTGCTCTAGCGAACCTCGAGGCACTAGGTGATGAAGAAGTTGGAGGTGCATGTGCAAGTGGCAAAGAATGGGCAGATATAATCAGATATATAAAATCGAGTAATTTAAAGGATTTAGTTTTGACAGACACTATGGAAAATTCAAATGGAACGACTTTGGCATTATGTTTTGCAGAGACAGCAGATTCATCAGAGGCAATAGTGGCATTTAAAGGGACAACTGGCAAGCAGGAGTGGATTGATAATGTGGAAGGATTGAATATAGAGGAGACAAAACTCCAAAAAGAAGCATTGGATTTTATAGAGAGCCTTAAATATACGAATATAACAGTAACAGGACATTCAAAAGGTGGAAATAAGGCTATGTATGTTGCAATTACATCAGATAAGGTGACACGATGTGTTGCATTTGATGGACAAGGATTCTCACAGGAATTCATTAATAAGTATTGGGCTGAGATTCAGGCGAAAGGAAAAAATATTTCAAATTATTCATTGGCAACAGATTATGTACATGCATTATTGTTTCCGGTTCCTAATTCCAATCAGTTTTATTGTATTGGGTATGGAGTCGATAATATGAAGCAGCATCATAGTCCAAATTCTTTTTTTATGCAAGATAATGGTGGAAATTTGTGGATAGATGAAAGTGGAAACATCATTATTAGAATAACAAAAGAAGAAGAGTCGATTACGATGTTGCATGAGTTTACCACCTTTATAATGAATAACGCAGATGGGAAAGATGAAGAAAAGATCATTGAATATGTTTCTGGATTAGTGGCAATGGCATTTGGTGGTAGTGAAATCTCGAAACAAGAAATAATTGATTATGCTTTATCAGACCCAGATTCATTAGCACTTGTTTTGGCATATTTGGTCAAATATATGGATGTGTATGATTTAGATGCTGATGATATCGACAAGTTATTAGAGACACTGGGATTAAATTCTTTGAATCAGTTGATTACAATAACGCAGTTTGAGTTTTTGGGAGATAAGTATAACCTTAATGTAAATTTGGCCAATATACTAAATCTTATAAAACAGAATCTAACAGATGGAGATGATGATTGGATTATAAAAAGAATTTTGCCATTACTAAAAAGTTGGTTCTTTGATGATGTTGATATAGATGTGAGTGATTTATGGGAAAGAATCAATAGTAAAGTTAAAGCCATAGATACATCTGGAGGAAAAGATAACGCGAAAGTAAGGACAGGTAAAATTTATGATTTTTCGCAAAATGTATATGATACTTTAATGAGTACTATTTCAAAAATAGAGAATATATCTATTTCTCCTGTTGAATCATGGTCAAGTTATGCAAGCGAAGAGTGGTATTCCCAGATTTTTGTTCCAATAGCAATAAGTGGAATAAGAGCATATTTTGATAAATTGTCAGAAACAAACTTAGAGTGTAAAAGACGTATAGATACAATATTTGAAAATGTGCTACAAACAGATTCAGATTATGCAAAAAAAATCACGGAAAACAATAATAACTTGGAAACAATAAACAACAATTTGTTAGAAGGGATATTGGCGTCATAAATTGAGGAAAGGTCTGCCTATAAATATTATGGCATAGAAGAGGAGAAAAAAAGAAAATGGCAAAAGCAGGAGGAAACGTTATCATTGTAGATAGTGAGTATGAAAGTTGTGCAGCAACAGTAAATTCCGTAATTGCTGAGGTAATAGAATTAGGGCAGAGTTTTTCAAAGGAATTATTGTATTTAACGGAAAACGGATTGCAAGACATGTTAATAGATAATGAAATTATTGATAAGTCTTCAAAAATATGTGCAGCTATGTTGAAATTAGAGGAAGCGGCTAAAGATGTGCCGGATTCTTTGAAAGCATTTTTAAGTGAAGCAGACGCAACAGATGCTTATTTATATTAAGGGGTGGAAAAATGAAAGCGAAAATCATAGTAGTACTTCTGGCATTAGGTTTTGCGAGCCTTTCCGGATGTAAGGATTCTAAAGTAGCAGAACAGAAACAAAATGAAAGTGTAGAAGAAAGTGGCAAGGAGGAAGACGAAGTGCAGGTATATCGAAATCCAACAGAAAAGGAACTGGAAATTTTAGAAGGATGTAATATATCAAGTGATTCTATGAAAAAAATAAAAGAAGAAGGAATGAATCTTTCTACACAGAGTTTTGTAGATACAGCTCAGATTATGCTGGATTATCTGGAAGAAAAGTACGGGGAAGAGTTCAAGGTAGTAGGAGGAGAAATACCGGGAATTATATCAGGAGATTACATGATATTTGCCCAAGCAGTAGAGGGTGAACATAGAGGAGAGCGCTTTGAGGTATATTATCAGGTAGATGATGACGGAAATGTGTATTGTGAAGATGGATATTTTGCCATTTTGAAAAGCGATGAGTTTCAACAGATGATGCAAAAAAAGGCAGATGAAACAGGAGAAGGATGGAAAGTATTTGCCGTGTTAAGTGGAACGTATAATGAGAAATACACGAAGGATACGATATTATCGAATTTAGATCCGTCAACGTTACGAGGCGAAGTACGATGTGCTATGAGTCCTGAGAAAACAGAAGAAGAATATGAAAAACAAACAGAAAAATTGGAACAAGAGAATAGTGATTTAAGTGGAATGGGGAAAGGAATAAGTATTTTATATTGTCAGATACTGAAACAGGAAGAGTATGATAAATTGCAAACATTTGAAGATTTTATAGATATTTTGTTAAGGCATAGTGAAGAAAAACCTTTGTATAGAGGAGAAAAATGGTCATAAAGAGAGGGGAAGAGTATGGAGGAATTATCAAATGAAGAATTATTATTTCTAAGTAATCTAATGCATATAAAAGAGGCTGGAGAATATGAAGAAGATAAATTTGTGTTTAATGATATATGGATAGGTAATAATAAAGGAAAGACAATAGGTGTTTTAATAGGAAATATTGACACTGACAAACTTGCTACTGATTATGCAGACAAAACTTTCGATGGTGAAATTTCCGGTGCCGAATGGGCAGCAATGTTAGAAAAAATTCAAAATGATAAAAATATCTGTGATTTAAAGTTAGTAGACTTAGAACGTGATGATAGAAATGCATTATCCGTATGCTTAGAAGACAAAGATGGAAATCAGTATGTGGTATTTCGCGGTACAGCAGCCGGAGAATGGGTCGATAATTTTCAAGGTGGTTATCTGGCAGACACAGAACAGCAGTTAAGAGCATTGGCATTTGTAGAACGTCAGAGTGGGGAAAATATAACGGTGGTTGGACATTCTAAGGGTGGAAACAAGGCAAAATATGTAGCGATACGTTCCGACAAAGTAGATCGATGCGTTTCCTTTGATGGACAAGGATTTTCCGCAGCGTTTTATGAAAAATATGGTCCACTGATAGATGCGAACAAGCACAAGATAACCTGTTACGCATTGGATTACGATTTTGTAAATATTCTTTTGTCGGATATATATAATGATAAGACTTATGTGGATGGACATGGCGTAGAGGGATTCAACTTTGCGCAGAACCATAGCCCTAATTCATTGTTCAATGAAGAGTTTGGATTTGATGAATGTGAGCAGTCAGATGCAATGGCAAGTTTCCATAATTTCTTTAATTATATCATAAATACAGGAGATCCGGAAGAAGTAGCAGCACTGATGGATTATCTGGGAAACATTGTGAATATGTTGATGGGAAAGAGACCTCCGAAATATGACAAAGGATATTCCGATGAGGAGAAAAGAGCATACATTTTGGATCCGGAGAATGCAGAAGAACTTGGCATGTTTATTGCTTATCTGGCAAAATATGAAAGAAGTGGAAATCATATGACAGATATAGTTGTTGATGTATTGCAGGGACTGGATTTTGGATGGTTTGGAGAGATATTATGTTGGTTGATAGGAAGGTGGATGAAAAACAGCGAGGAAGATGATGAACATCCTATTTTGGACTTTGTTGAGGACAATGGAGCAAGTCTGAGTTGGATTTTGTCAAAATTCGATATTTTGACGGAAGAAGAAGCAGAAACAATTATGACAGCACTTAGAGTGGCAGAAGCGAAAGAAAAGGAAATACCGGAACCGAGCAGTAAGTACTACAAAGAACAGGAAGTATCCTTTATCATACGTGATTTCAGCACAGATATGCGTACGACTTTGATGGAGCAGGTAAAAGAGGTAGAGGATGAGGCATTCTGGGATTTCACAAAATGGGACGTCTGGTACAGGGTAGAAGATTTGTTTGGAAATCTTGACATAGCGCATTATAAGAATAGTATTCAGGAATACCATAGAAAGGTCATAGACATTAATGATACTACAACGGCGCAGATGCAGAACATTTTTGATGCAGTTGATAATTTGGACGATAAGTATGGTGCAATATTTGAGAAAAAGGCAGAAGAATTTGCATCCATTACTCAGGAAGTAAGAAAGATTATGGCATAAAAAGAAGAAGATGAGGCATGATTTTAAAATGTAGGTGGAGGATTAATTATGAGCCAAATCAGTCAGTTAGAAGCAGAAATCCGGGGATGTCAGGAGAACATTCGTAAATTACAGGAAAAAAAGGGACAATTGGAAGAAGCGAAAAGTCAAAATGGTATGATTGCCAATGAAACTAGGGTATATATTAGTAACCGAAGAAGTTATGCAGGTAATATTCATCAATATAACCAGAGAACTACAATATCTAAGATTATCGCAGAAAAAATAGGAGTAAACTATAGTAGGACAGAAGAAGTAAAGCTTCTTAACAATTATGATGAGATTGAAAGGGAACTAAAAAAGGCAATTCAAAAGATGGAAGAAGAGATTGAGGAACAGAATGAATCAATCAGAGTAAAACAGAAAAGGATTGAAGAAATAAGGGAAGAAGAACGAAGAGAGAGGGAAAGAAGAGAACGTGAGCGTAATGAACAGCAAAGCAGGGAAAGAACACGTTAAGCCGGGCATTTGTTAGAAAACAGATTTAGGGGAGAGGTGAGAAAAATGGCGAATGTAGGAAGTCAGGAAATTAATATAAGCAAAGAAGAAATAAACACAAGTATAAGTAGATTAAATAATATCAGTGTAAGACTTGGATGCTGCAAAAATCAGAAGTTTTTCTTAAACGAAAGTATAGGAGAGACAGCAGTGCAGGCAAAAAATATGTATGATGAAGTATTATATGTGATTGGAGCCATGCAGGAATTGGTAGACCAGACGATGTCATTGTTAGAAAATACGATTGCTTCATTTGAAGAGGCAGAGAAAGTGGCAGTCGCACAGTACATAGAAAAAATTTAGTATAAAATTTAGGGACATTTGGGTTGACAATATATGGAAGAAATATTACAATAAATTTTATGTATAAATAATAGTAAATAAGGATAAGGGGAATTAGGGGAATTCATAATCAATGCTTATCATTCGATAGGCAACTAATTCAGTAAAAATCCTAAATACAAAAGTTTAATAAGTTAAAGTTTTAAAGTTCATAGTTAGGTTCAGATTGCCCAAATGGTCAGAAATGTTATGGCATAAATTAGGAATATAAAGTTAAAACTTACTTTATAGATTATTACAAAAAAACAATGACACAAAATAGGAAAGAGTGGAGGAAAAGAAATGAAAAAAAGAATATTTGCATTAGCAACAGCATTAGTAATGACGTTGTCTATGGGAATGACAGCATTTGCAGCAGAGAGTCCGACCGTAACAGGGAGTTTAGCAGGAAAATTTGCAGAATCAGCAACAGCAGTAATCGATGGACAGACAGTAGAGTTAGATTTTGACTATGGACTCTATCCTAAGAATTTAACACAGGCACAGATAGATTCTGTAGACTATTATAAGCCTGAGGAAGTAACGAGAAATGATGAAGAATGGCAGAGATTATTGGAAAAGCAGGATGAGAGAGCACGTGAGTTATTTGAAAAGGTAATGGGATATAAAAACGAAGGAGCTGCTATAAAAGACTGGTTTGGATTGTCATTGCCGGAAGGGTATACGATGCCAGCAGAGGGTGTAGAGGTCACTATTAACGCTCCATATGGAGGGGATGGAAAGTATACGTATCTTATCTTCCATTGTAAGGCAGATGGTACATGGGAGTATATTCCAACCACAGAAGGTAACGGAACTCTTAGTGGAAGATTTACTTCTTTTTCACCGGTATTTATTATTAGAATACCAAAAGAAAATACAACATCTACACCAAGTACAGATACTGTAAAGCAGACAGTGCAGACCCCGGCAACAACTACTCAGAATGCAACATCTACCACAAAGGCACCAAAAACAGGAGAATTTGCAGGAATTTATGTAGCAGGAATGATGGCATTCTTAAGCATGGCAGGAATTGTTGTATATGTAAGAAAAAAGAACGTCAGATTATAGAACAAAAATAAGGCGTTAAAAAAGTTATATAAAGTTAAAACTTACTTTATAGATTATTACAAAAAACAATGACACAAAACAGGAAAGAGTGGAGGAAAACGAAATGAAAAAAAGAATATTTGCATTAGCAACAGCATTAGTAATGACGTTGTCTATGGGAATGACAGCGTTTGCAGCAGAGAGTCCGACTGTAACAAATAGCAATTTAGCAGGAAAGTTTGCAGAATCAGCAACAGCAGTAATCGATGGACAGACAGTAGAGTTAAAATTTGATTATGGGCTTCGTCCTAAGAATTTGACACAGGCACAGATAGATTCTGTAAATTATTATATGCCCATGGAACGAACGAGTAACGATGAAGAATGGCAGAGATTACAGGAAAAGCAGGACGAGAGAACACGCGAGTTGTTTGAAAAGGTAATGGGATATAGAAATGAATCTGTTGATATGAATGATTGGTTTGGTTTATCATTACCGGAAGGTTATACGATGCCGGCAGAGGGAGTAGAGGTTACCATTGATGCGCCATATGCAGGAAAAGGAGATTACACATATTACATTTTCCATTGTAAGGCAGATGGTACATGGGAGTATATACCAACAACGGAAGGTGATGGAACCCTTAGTGGAAGATTTACTTCTTTTTCACCGGTATTTATTCTTAGAATACCAAAGGAGAATACAACATCTACACCAAGTACAGATACTGCAAAACAGACAGTGCAGACCCCGGCAACAACTACTCAGAATGCAACATCTACCACAAAGGCACCAAAAACAGGAGAATTTGCAGGAATTTATGTGGCAGGAATGACGGCAGTTTTAAGCGCGGCAGGAATTGTTGCATATGTAAGAAAAAAGAACGTCAGATTATAGAACAGAAATAAGGCGTTAAAAAAGTTATATAAAGTTAAAACTTACTTTATAGATTATTACAAAAAAGCAATGACACAAAATAGGAAAGAGTGGAGGAAAAGAAATGAAAAAAAGAATATTTGCATTAGCAACAGCATTAGT is a window from the Roseburia sp. 499 genome containing:
- a CDS encoding Mbeg1-like protein; translation: MEELSNEELLFLSNLMHIKEAGEYEEDKFVFNDIWIGNNKGKTIGVLIGNIDTDKLATDYADKTFDGEISGAEWAAMLEKIQNDKNICDLKLVDLERDDRNALSVCLEDKDGNQYVVFRGTAAGEWVDNFQGGYLADTEQQLRALAFVERQSGENITVVGHSKGGNKAKYVAIRSDKVDRCVSFDGQGFSAAFYEKYGPLIDANKHKITCYALDYDFVNILLSDIYNDKTYVDGHGVEGFNFAQNHSPNSLFNEEFGFDECEQSDAMASFHNFFNYIINTGDPEEVAALMDYLGNIVNMLMGKRPPKYDKGYSDEEKRAYILDPENAEELGMFIAYLAKYERSGNHMTDIVVDVLQGLDFGWFGEILCWLIGRWMKNSEEDDEHPILDFVEDNGASLSWILSKFDILTEEEAETIMTALRVAEAKEKEIPEPSSKYYKEQEVSFIIRDFSTDMRTTLMEQVKEVEDEAFWDFTKWDVWYRVEDLFGNLDIAHYKNSIQEYHRKVIDINDTTTAQMQNIFDAVDNLDDKYGAIFEKKAEEFASITQEVRKIMA
- a CDS encoding IS110 family transposase, with the translated sequence MKIFVGIDIAKLNHFAAAISSDGEIILEPFKFTNDADGFQLLISKLESFDKNSIIIGLESTAHYGDNLVRYLVTELYQVCVLNPIKTCQMRKNNIRKTKTDKVDTYVIAKTLMMQDNLRFFSFYDLDMMDLKALGRFRQKTIKQRTRLKIQLTTYVDQVFPEIQYFFKSGLHQHAVYALLKEAPSPKEIASMHMTHLANLLKVNSHGHFTKEQAKELRVLAQKSVGANDSAISIQITQTIQQIELLDSQLEKIEAEMTEIMKFNDSVLMTIPGIGYINGGMILGEIGDIHRFSNPNKLLAFAGLDPSVYQSGNFQAKTTRMSKRGSRVLRYALVNAAWNVVRNNATFKAYYDAKRSEGRSHYNALGHCAGKLVRVIWKMLTDNVEFNLE
- a CDS encoding Mbeg1-like protein, translating into MELSESELCMLEQLCYLNRDVAAAAGIEEKFGGIRLIESEGQAIEDILEVFDETALANLEALGDEEVGGACASGKEWADIIRYIKSSNLKDLVLTDTMENSNGTTLALCFAETADSSEAIVAFKGTTGKQEWIDNVEGLNIEETKLQKEALDFIESLKYTNITVTGHSKGGNKAMYVAITSDKVTRCVAFDGQGFSQEFINKYWAEIQAKGKNISNYSLATDYVHALLFPVPNSNQFYCIGYGVDNMKQHHSPNSFFMQDNGGNLWIDESGNIIIRITKEEESITMLHEFTTFIMNNADGKDEEKIIEYVSGLVAMAFGGSEISKQEIIDYALSDPDSLALVLAYLVKYMDVYDLDADDIDKLLETLGLNSLNQLITITQFEFLGDKYNLNVNLANILNLIKQNLTDGDDDWIIKRILPLLKSWFFDDVDIDVSDLWERINSKVKAIDTSGGKDNAKVRTGKIYDFSQNVYDTLMSTISKIENISISPVESWSSYASEEWYSQIFVPIAISGIRAYFDKLSETNLECKRRIDTIFENVLQTDSDYAKKITENNNNLETINNNLLEGILAS